The Pseudomonas berkeleyensis genome includes a region encoding these proteins:
- a CDS encoding WD40/YVTN/BNR-like repeat-containing protein, producing MRRTQSGLASILARKPALRVHSPLAKALSLCSVLSVLVLAAAPVHAETSAAAEAGYSIESPKAVHSLLLDVVNTGQRLVVAGDRGHILYSNDQGQTWVQAKVPTRQMLTSLFFLDAQHGWAVGHDAVILATTDGGETWVKQFDDLEREAPLLDIWFKDADHGFAVGAYGALLETLDGGKTWDDVSDRLDNEDAYHLNGIAAVKDSGLFIVGEMGVMFRSADWGESWEKIAEPPYEGSLFGVMGTDQSGVLLAYGLRGHLFRSSDFGDSWQQIRLENPGNGPLEFGLSGAVLLADGSIVVVGHGGTVLKSEDGGRSFSLFNRPDRLSLAAVAAGDKGQLVLVGQGGVRLATPTGAMPTAQ from the coding sequence ATGCGGCGCACCCAGTCCGGTCTGGCGTCGATTCTGGCGCGCAAACCGGCGCTCCGTGTCCATTCGCCGCTGGCTAAAGCGCTCTCGCTGTGCAGTGTGCTTTCCGTTCTGGTTCTTGCCGCCGCACCCGTGCATGCCGAAACCTCGGCTGCCGCAGAGGCTGGTTATTCCATCGAATCGCCCAAGGCGGTTCACAGCTTGTTGCTCGACGTCGTCAACACGGGCCAACGCCTGGTCGTTGCCGGTGATCGTGGCCACATTCTCTATTCCAATGATCAGGGACAGACCTGGGTGCAGGCCAAGGTGCCGACCCGGCAGATGCTCACGTCCCTGTTTTTCCTCGATGCGCAGCATGGTTGGGCTGTCGGTCACGATGCCGTGATTCTCGCTACAACCGATGGCGGCGAAACCTGGGTCAAGCAGTTCGACGATCTCGAGCGTGAAGCCCCTCTGCTGGATATCTGGTTCAAGGATGCCGATCACGGCTTTGCCGTTGGCGCATACGGGGCGTTGCTGGAAACGCTCGATGGCGGCAAGACCTGGGACGACGTCAGCGATCGCCTCGACAACGAAGATGCCTATCACCTCAACGGCATCGCCGCCGTCAAGGACAGTGGCCTGTTCATCGTGGGCGAGATGGGCGTCATGTTCCGTTCCGCCGACTGGGGCGAGAGCTGGGAGAAGATCGCAGAGCCGCCCTACGAGGGCTCGCTGTTCGGCGTGATGGGAACCGATCAGAGCGGTGTTCTGCTGGCTTATGGTCTGCGCGGCCATCTGTTCCGTTCCAGCGATTTCGGTGACAGCTGGCAGCAAATTCGACTCGAGAACCCCGGCAACGGCCCGCTGGAATTCGGCCTGTCTGGTGCGGTTTTGCTGGCTGACGGCTCCATCGTGGTGGTCGGGCACGGTGGCACGGTACTGAAGAGTGAGGACGGTGGGCGCAGCTTCAGCCTGTTCAATCGTCCGGATCGTCTGTCCCTGGCAGCGGTAGCTGCAGGTGACAAGGGTCAACTGGTTCTGGTTGGGCAGGGCGGTGTTCGCCTGGCTACACCGACTGGCGCCATGCCGACCGCACAATAA
- a CDS encoding VWA domain-containing protein, which produces MSLLWPEWLRPLWLLAVPLLAWLLWRLWHRERQSGRWQLLLPAAFHQVLLKGGDGRTSKLPWLALGLAWLLAVVALLGPSWQRVEQSNQKPADPLLVLLELTPQMLATDGTPNRLEQARRKLLDLLEARNDAQTAIIVYAGSAHSLVPLSDDLATSRNLLEALKPSLMPEPGRRADLAVSRALQLLDQAQLGQGRLLLITSALDEQERSGIQKALEKRSVPLLILGVGSREGAPVAQEDGSFLKDERGAILIPRLDARGLREVAENHDGRYTPIRLDDEDLKRLGLLDGPTALRDATEPTLLDSHIDQGYWLLLPLLLLAACAGRRGWLFCLPLLLMLPPQTSHAFTFDDLWLRPDQQGQHLLDAGRPDEAAQRFQDLQWQGKALFESGDYTGAAERFAQGDSAADHYNRGNALAKSGELEAALDAYDQALERQHELEAAQYNRALVEEALRQRQEQQSADENSQTQAQDEGDEEPSEAPAGQSSDSAPSQPATPKRADDSADNNQPQSPEDNAASPSEQTLPSEETADTDSGEPSTQDTDMGSADERRQAMEQWLRQIPDDPAELLRRKFWYEQQQRQESSR; this is translated from the coding sequence ATGAGCCTGCTCTGGCCGGAATGGCTACGACCCTTGTGGCTGCTGGCGGTGCCACTGCTCGCCTGGTTGCTGTGGCGCCTGTGGCACCGCGAACGACAGAGCGGGCGCTGGCAACTGCTGCTACCGGCAGCGTTTCATCAGGTGTTGCTCAAGGGCGGCGATGGCCGCACCAGCAAGCTGCCCTGGCTGGCGCTCGGCCTGGCCTGGTTGCTGGCCGTGGTGGCGTTGCTCGGCCCGAGCTGGCAGCGTGTCGAGCAAAGTAATCAGAAACCTGCCGACCCGCTACTGGTGCTGCTGGAGCTGACGCCGCAGATGCTCGCCACCGATGGCACGCCCAATCGCCTGGAGCAAGCCAGGCGCAAACTGCTCGACCTGCTCGAAGCACGCAACGACGCGCAAACCGCCATCATCGTCTATGCCGGCAGCGCCCACAGCCTGGTGCCACTGTCGGATGACCTGGCCACCAGCCGCAACCTGCTCGAAGCACTGAAACCCTCGTTGATGCCAGAGCCAGGCCGCCGCGCCGACCTGGCCGTCAGCCGCGCCCTGCAATTGCTGGATCAGGCGCAACTGGGCCAGGGTCGCCTGCTGCTCATCACCAGCGCCCTGGATGAACAGGAGCGCAGCGGTATTCAGAAGGCACTGGAAAAACGCTCGGTGCCCCTGCTGATTCTCGGCGTCGGCAGCCGTGAAGGCGCCCCGGTGGCCCAGGAGGACGGTAGTTTTCTCAAGGACGAGCGTGGCGCCATCCTCATCCCCCGCCTGGACGCCCGCGGCCTGCGTGAAGTCGCCGAAAACCATGATGGCCGCTACACGCCGATCCGCCTCGATGATGAAGACCTCAAGCGCCTGGGCCTGCTCGACGGCCCTACAGCCCTGCGTGACGCCACCGAGCCGACCCTGCTCGACAGTCATATCGACCAGGGCTACTGGCTGTTGCTGCCGCTGCTGTTGCTCGCTGCCTGCGCAGGCCGACGCGGCTGGCTGTTCTGCCTGCCCCTGCTGTTGATGTTGCCGCCGCAGACCAGCCATGCCTTTACCTTCGACGACCTCTGGCTACGCCCGGATCAGCAGGGCCAGCACCTGCTCGATGCCGGCCGCCCGGATGAAGCGGCGCAACGTTTCCAGGATCTGCAGTGGCAAGGCAAGGCGCTCTTCGAGTCCGGTGACTATACCGGTGCGGCCGAGCGTTTTGCCCAGGGCGACAGCGCCGCCGATCACTACAACCGCGGCAATGCACTGGCCAAGTCAGGCGAACTGGAGGCGGCTCTGGACGCCTACGACCAGGCGCTGGAGCGCCAGCACGAACTGGAAGCGGCGCAGTACAATCGCGCCCTGGTCGAAGAAGCGCTGCGTCAGCGCCAGGAACAGCAGAGCGCTGACGAAAACTCGCAGACGCAAGCGCAGGATGAGGGCGACGAAGAGCCCAGCGAAGCCCCTGCCGGCCAAAGCTCGGACTCGGCGCCCAGCCAACCCGCCACGCCAAAGCGTGCGGATGACAGCGCTGACAACAATCAGCCGCAAAGCCCCGAAGACAACGCGGCCAGCCCCTCCGAGCAAACGCTGCCCAGCGAAGAAACAGCGGATACCGATTCAGGCGAACCATCGACACAGGATACGGACATGGGCTCGGCCGATGAACGCCGCCAGGCAATGGAACAATGGTTGCGACAGATCCCGGATGACCCTGCCGAGCTGCTGCGGCGAAAATTCTGGTACGAACAGCAACAGCGTCAGGAATCCTCCCGATGA
- a CDS encoding DUF1329 domain-containing protein — MLNKHRLMAVAVALAFSAGSALAAVSPQEAAKLGDTLTPFGAEKAGNAAGTIPAWTGGITQAPAGYTRSGQHHVNPFPDDKPLFTITAANLSQYEANLTPGQIAMFKAYPETYQMPVYQTRRSGSAPQWVYDNTIKNATTAKLVDGGNGFSDAYGGIPFPIPQNGVEALWNHVARYRGTYIVRRASEVAVQRNGAYSLVTSQQEALFKYYLQNGSFADLNNIMFYYLSFTTSPARLAGGAVLVHETLDQVKEPRQAWGYNAGQRRVRRAPNLAYDTPIAAADGLRTADDTDMFNGAPDRYDWKLVGKKEIYIPYNNYKVTSPDVKYKDLLQVGHLNPALTRNELHRVWVVEGTLKSGARHIYSKRTLFLDEDSWQAAVVDQYDGRGELWRVSIAYLKNYYDLPTTWSALDVFHDLQARRYHVQNLDNEESNTIDFTQATPDDGYFKPAALRRRGTR; from the coding sequence ATGCTGAACAAGCACAGGCTGATGGCTGTAGCCGTTGCACTGGCGTTTTCCGCCGGCTCCGCACTGGCTGCCGTTTCCCCGCAGGAAGCTGCCAAGCTCGGCGACACCCTGACTCCTTTCGGCGCCGAGAAGGCCGGCAACGCTGCCGGTACCATTCCCGCCTGGACGGGTGGCATCACCCAGGCTCCGGCTGGCTACACCCGCTCGGGCCAGCACCACGTCAATCCGTTCCCGGACGACAAGCCGCTGTTCACCATCACCGCGGCCAATCTGAGCCAGTACGAGGCCAATCTGACGCCGGGTCAGATCGCCATGTTCAAGGCTTACCCGGAAACCTATCAGATGCCGGTGTACCAGACCCGTCGTTCCGGCTCCGCGCCGCAATGGGTCTATGACAACACCATCAAGAACGCCACCACCGCCAAGCTGGTCGACGGTGGTAACGGTTTCTCCGATGCCTATGGCGGTATCCCGTTCCCGATCCCGCAGAACGGTGTCGAGGCGCTGTGGAACCACGTCGCTCGCTACCGCGGTACCTACATCGTGCGTCGTGCCTCGGAAGTGGCAGTGCAGCGCAATGGCGCCTACTCGCTGGTCACCTCGCAACAGGAAGCACTGTTCAAGTACTACCTGCAGAACGGCTCCTTCGCCGATCTGAACAACATCATGTTCTACTACCTGTCCTTTACCACCAGCCCGGCGCGTCTGGCCGGTGGCGCGGTGCTGGTTCATGAGACGCTGGATCAGGTCAAGGAACCCCGTCAGGCCTGGGGCTACAACGCTGGTCAGCGTCGCGTGCGTCGTGCGCCGAACCTGGCTTACGACACCCCGATCGCTGCGGCTGACGGTCTGCGCACTGCAGACGACACCGACATGTTCAACGGTGCCCCGGATCGCTACGACTGGAAACTGGTTGGCAAGAAGGAAATCTACATCCCGTACAACAACTACAAGGTCACCAGCCCTGACGTTAAGTACAAGGATCTGCTGCAGGTCGGTCACCTCAATCCGGCACTGACCCGTAACGAGCTGCACCGCGTATGGGTTGTCGAGGGCACGCTGAAGTCCGGCGCTCGCCACATCTACTCCAAGCGTACCCTGTTCCTCGACGAGGACAGCTGGCAGGCTGCGGTGGTGGATCAGTACGACGGCCGTGGTGAACTGTGGCGTGTCTCCATCGCCTACCTGAAGAACTACTACGACCTTCCGACCACCTGGTCCGCGCTCGATGTGTTCCATGATCTGCAGGCGCGTCGTTACCACGTGCAGAACCTGGACAACGAAGAGAGCAACACCATCGACTTCACCCAGGCCACTCCGGACGACGGTTATTTCAAACCAGCTGCCCTGCGTCGCCGCGGCACTCGATAA
- a CDS encoding BatD family protein — MKRLLMLLLLLAGQAHAEAFFASVDRTRLSEGETVVLTLESTDPTRFGRPDLSPLDEHFEVLGSRQVNRLSSIGDTPRASTRWILTLQPRQSGDVVIPPIRLEDAETLPITLHVEARSKSAGGEQLAPVFIDASLDQDSIYVQAQAVLTLRIYHSVSMYDDSSLTPLQMNDARIEQLGEPRTYEKNIGGVRHGVIELQYAIYPQRSGELTIPGQMFSATLVDRSRGNDFLPFGPRAGKVSRVKSPDIPLHVKAKPASYPADAPWLPARALGLAETWNPQPEQSQVGESLTRRLILKVDGLSSAQLPPLPATQVDGLRRYPDQPQLSDQKSETGMIGTREEREALVPNRSGSFDLPPLEVVWWNTQTDSLERTTLSARTLQVAENPQLQNDEQPNTPMVTTQVVEGPALWPWQLACALLSLSTLIGFGLWWHARRQPAIQRAAQTGPSPRTLLDDLKRACLAGDAQATRHALDAWARQQPETLADMAARYVPLSDALDGLNGALYSESGQFWQGEELWKAIRSLPASQEPSAAPQESSALPPLYPR; from the coding sequence ATGAAGCGTTTGCTCATGCTCCTCCTTCTGCTGGCCGGTCAGGCCCATGCCGAAGCCTTCTTCGCCAGCGTCGACCGCACCCGCCTGAGTGAAGGCGAAACCGTGGTGCTGACCCTCGAGTCGACCGACCCGACCCGCTTCGGCAGGCCGGATCTGAGCCCCTTGGATGAACATTTCGAGGTGCTCGGCAGCCGCCAGGTCAACCGCCTGAGCAGCATTGGCGACACCCCACGCGCCAGCACGCGCTGGATTCTCACCCTGCAACCGCGCCAGAGCGGCGACGTGGTGATCCCGCCGATCCGCCTGGAAGACGCCGAAACCCTGCCGATTACCCTGCACGTCGAGGCACGCAGCAAGTCAGCCGGCGGCGAGCAACTGGCCCCGGTATTCATCGACGCCAGCCTCGATCAGGACAGTATCTACGTGCAGGCCCAGGCGGTACTGACGTTGCGCATCTACCATTCGGTTTCGATGTATGACGACAGCAGCCTGACGCCGCTGCAGATGAACGATGCCCGCATCGAACAGCTGGGTGAACCGCGCACCTACGAGAAGAATATCGGCGGCGTGCGCCATGGCGTCATCGAGCTGCAGTACGCCATCTACCCACAGCGCAGCGGTGAATTGACCATCCCCGGGCAGATGTTCAGCGCGACCCTGGTCGACCGCTCACGCGGCAACGACTTCCTGCCCTTCGGCCCGCGCGCCGGCAAGGTCTCGCGGGTCAAGTCGCCGGACATCCCGCTGCATGTCAAAGCCAAGCCTGCCAGTTATCCGGCCGACGCCCCCTGGCTACCGGCACGTGCGTTGGGCCTGGCGGAAACCTGGAACCCGCAACCGGAGCAGAGCCAGGTCGGCGAGTCGCTGACACGCAGGCTTATCCTCAAGGTCGACGGCTTGTCCAGTGCCCAGCTACCGCCCTTGCCGGCCACCCAGGTCGATGGCCTGCGCCGGTATCCGGATCAACCGCAGCTGAGCGATCAGAAGAGCGAAACCGGCATGATCGGTACACGTGAAGAGCGTGAGGCGCTGGTGCCGAATCGCAGCGGCAGTTTCGATCTGCCGCCGCTGGAGGTGGTGTGGTGGAATACCCAGACCGACAGCCTGGAGCGCACCACCCTGTCAGCTCGCACGTTGCAGGTTGCCGAGAATCCTCAACTGCAGAACGACGAACAACCCAATACGCCGATGGTGACCACCCAGGTGGTCGAAGGGCCGGCGCTGTGGCCCTGGCAGTTGGCCTGCGCCCTGCTGAGCCTGAGTACGCTGATCGGCTTCGGTCTGTGGTGGCATGCCCGTCGCCAACCGGCGATCCAGCGCGCCGCGCAGACCGGCCCAAGCCCGCGCACCCTGCTCGACGACCTCAAGCGCGCCTGCCTGGCCGGCGACGCCCAGGCCACCCGCCACGCCCTCGACGCCTGGGCGCGCCAGCAACCGGAAACCCTGGCCGACATGGCGGCGCGCTACGTGCCGTTGTCGGATGCTCTCGACGGTCTCAACGGCGCCCTCTACAGCGAAAGCGGCCAGTTCTGGCAAGGCGAAGAGCTGTGGAAAGCCATTCGCAGCCTGCCCGCCAGCCAGGAGCCTAGCGCGGCGCCGCAGGAAAGCAGCGCCTTGCCGCCGCTCTATCCACGCTGA
- a CDS encoding efflux RND transporter permease subunit, with product MTDHHQDKASFLERLIFNNRPAVILLCLLTTIFLLYQATQVRPSTSFEKMIPLSHPFIEKMMEHRNDLANLGNTVRISVEAKDGDIFAKEYMETLRQIHDEVFYINGVDRSNLKSLWSPSVRWTEVTEEGFAGGEVIPQTYDGSAQSLEELRSNVLKSGQIGRLVANNFKSSIIDVPLLESYPDPNDQGKLIKLDYQKFSHELEEKIRDKYQLENPNVQIHIIGFAKKVGDLIDGLIMVVGFFAIVLLITFVLLYWFSWCIRSTIGVLVTTLIAVVWQLGLMHLAGFGLDPYSMLVPFLIFAIGVSHGVQKINGIALQSSGAENSLMAARRTFRQLFLPGMIAILADAVGFIALLIIDIGVIHELAIGASIGVLVIVFTNLILLPVAISYLGISKKAVERSKKDEVTEKPMWRLLSKVAHPNVAPFMVVLGLLAGVSCFFYQKAHLQVGDLDQGAPELRPDSRYNLDNDFIIQNYSTSSDVLVVMVKTPAEGCSTYEALSAMDELMWKMENTKGVQSAISMVTVSKQLIKGMNEGNLKWETLSRNQDVLNNSIARADGLYNADCSLAPVLLFLEDHKAETLKRTVAAVQAFADEHNRDGLEFLLAAGNAGIEAATNEVISTSELLMLTLVYLWVAIMCLITFRSIPAMICIVLPLILTSILGNALMAFLGIGMKVATLPVIALGVGIGVDYGIYIYSRLESFLRAGLPLQEAYYQTLKSTGKAVLFTGLCLAIGVATWMFSAIKFQADMGLMLTFMFIVNMFGAMLLLPALARFLIKPEKLVGKKGGSLLAH from the coding sequence ATGACCGATCATCACCAGGACAAGGCGAGCTTTCTCGAGCGCCTGATCTTCAACAATCGGCCGGCGGTCATTCTGCTCTGTCTGCTGACCACCATCTTCCTGCTCTATCAGGCTACCCAGGTTCGTCCCTCGACCAGCTTCGAGAAGATGATCCCGCTGTCGCATCCGTTCATCGAGAAGATGATGGAGCACCGCAACGACCTGGCCAACCTCGGCAATACCGTGCGTATCTCGGTAGAGGCCAAGGACGGCGACATCTTCGCCAAGGAGTACATGGAAACGCTGCGGCAGATCCATGACGAGGTCTTCTACATCAATGGCGTCGACCGCTCCAACCTGAAGTCGCTGTGGAGCCCGAGCGTACGCTGGACCGAAGTGACCGAAGAAGGTTTCGCCGGCGGCGAAGTGATTCCGCAGACCTATGACGGCAGCGCGCAGAGCCTCGAAGAGCTGCGCAGCAACGTGCTCAAGTCCGGGCAGATCGGCCGTCTGGTGGCGAACAACTTCAAGTCCAGCATCATCGACGTGCCGTTGCTGGAGTCCTATCCGGATCCTAACGATCAGGGCAAGCTGATCAAGCTGGATTACCAGAAGTTCTCCCACGAGCTGGAAGAGAAGATCCGCGACAAGTACCAGTTGGAAAACCCCAATGTACAGATCCACATCATCGGTTTCGCCAAGAAGGTGGGTGACCTGATCGATGGCCTGATCATGGTGGTGGGCTTCTTCGCCATCGTACTGCTGATCACTTTCGTCCTGCTGTACTGGTTCAGCTGGTGTATCCGCAGCACCATCGGCGTGCTGGTCACCACCCTGATCGCGGTGGTCTGGCAGTTGGGCTTGATGCACCTGGCCGGCTTCGGTCTCGATCCGTACTCGATGCTGGTTCCGTTCCTGATCTTCGCTATCGGCGTGTCCCACGGCGTGCAGAAGATCAACGGTATCGCGTTGCAGTCCAGTGGCGCCGAGAACTCGCTGATGGCGGCGCGGCGTACCTTCCGCCAGTTGTTCCTGCCCGGCATGATCGCCATCCTGGCTGATGCCGTGGGCTTCATCGCATTGCTGATCATCGACATCGGCGTGATACACGAGCTGGCCATCGGTGCTTCCATCGGTGTGTTGGTGATCGTTTTCACCAACCTCATCCTGTTGCCTGTGGCGATCTCCTATCTGGGTATCAGCAAGAAGGCGGTCGAGCGTAGCAAGAAGGATGAAGTGACCGAGAAACCGATGTGGCGCCTGCTGTCCAAGGTCGCTCATCCCAATGTGGCGCCATTCATGGTGGTGCTGGGCCTGCTTGCTGGCGTCAGCTGCTTCTTCTATCAGAAGGCCCACCTGCAGGTCGGCGACCTCGACCAGGGTGCGCCGGAGCTGAGGCCGGACTCGCGCTATAACCTGGATAACGACTTCATCATCCAGAACTACTCGACCAGCTCCGACGTGTTGGTGGTGATGGTCAAGACGCCTGCCGAAGGGTGCTCCACCTACGAAGCCCTGTCCGCCATGGACGAGCTGATGTGGAAGATGGAGAACACCAAGGGCGTGCAGTCCGCGATTTCCATGGTCACGGTGTCCAAGCAACTGATCAAGGGCATGAATGAGGGCAACCTGAAATGGGAAACCCTGTCGCGTAACCAGGACGTGCTGAACAACTCCATCGCCCGTGCTGACGGTCTGTACAACGCCGACTGCTCGTTGGCGCCGGTGTTGCTGTTCCTCGAGGATCACAAGGCCGAGACGCTCAAGCGTACCGTTGCGGCGGTGCAGGCGTTCGCTGACGAGCACAACCGCGATGGCCTGGAGTTCCTTCTGGCTGCCGGTAACGCAGGTATCGAGGCGGCGACCAACGAGGTGATCTCCACCTCCGAGTTGCTGATGCTGACGCTGGTCTACCTGTGGGTGGCGATCATGTGCCTGATCACCTTCCGCTCGATCCCGGCGATGATCTGCATCGTGCTGCCGCTGATCCTCACCTCGATTCTCGGCAATGCGCTGATGGCTTTCCTCGGCATCGGCATGAAGGTCGCGACCCTGCCGGTGATCGCACTCGGCGTGGGTATCGGTGTGGACTATGGCATCTATATCTACAGCCGCCTGGAAAGCTTCCTGCGTGCGGGGCTGCCGCTGCAAGAAGCCTACTACCAGACGCTCAAGTCGACCGGTAAGGCCGTGCTGTTCACCGGTCTGTGCCTGGCCATCGGCGTAGCGACCTGGATGTTCTCGGCGATCAAGTTCCAGGCCGACATGGGCCTTATGCTGACCTTCATGTTCATCGTCAACATGTTCGGTGCCATGCTGCTGCTGCCGGCACTGGCGCGCTTCCTGATCAAGCCCGAGAAGCTGGTGGGCAAGAAGGGTGGTTCGCTGCTGGCTCACTAA
- a CDS encoding DUF1302 domain-containing protein: MEIKSRKPVLRFAPAKAGFAFAGVLPLLVAAQAQAVEFSFADNEITGSIDTTISYGQLWRVQGQDKTNNDINTNDGNRNFDTGLVSEVFKITSDLEASYRNYGVFIRGTAFYDTQIMDKRNDYYDANTPAQPSQSYPRDNTFTRETRHKAGRDAQILDAYVYGNWDIADMPVSGRFGKQVFNWGEGLFYRGGVNTTNPVDAAKFRLPGSEVKEVLVPVEALSFNIGLTDNLSMETFYQFNWKETAVDPVGTYFSETDLFADGGNTAYNDFSRTALGARNPLLLNNTVLGVYNNPTLIGQSQAVFGALGLYQGPGGKTFVYSGDQIAQVAKIGGDLNAKNDGQYGVAFRYIAEELNSTEFGFYFVNYHGKEPSIYADLNGYQGVNVGALAGALGNASLAGGLATADLLANVQARREYAEDIRMYGLSFNTTVGQTSVFGELSYRPNLPIGIAATNDLLGDLVGQGAQLADNSGALPNAGTAVIAGRQVARDGSISNYTRVEAFNTSFGAIHNFGPTLSFDSLFGIAELASEHVRGDSLKYTDYQGNVRYYAGRPNNSYISNYGRDDQINKNAYGYTLVLSGTWNDVYAGVNLSPFAVFKHDFEGNSHQTGNFVEGRKAYTVGMRASYLNSLEAEIQYTEFYGAGQNNGARDRDNIGLNVKYSF, translated from the coding sequence ATGGAAATTAAGTCCCGCAAGCCCGTTCTACGTTTTGCCCCGGCCAAGGCCGGCTTTGCGTTCGCTGGTGTTCTGCCATTGCTGGTCGCCGCCCAGGCTCAAGCGGTGGAGTTCAGCTTCGCCGATAACGAAATCACCGGCTCCATCGACACCACTATCTCCTACGGCCAGCTGTGGCGTGTTCAGGGGCAGGACAAGACCAACAACGACATCAACACCAACGACGGCAACCGCAATTTCGATACCGGCCTGGTTTCCGAGGTGTTCAAGATCACCAGTGACCTAGAGGCCTCCTACCGCAACTATGGTGTATTCATCCGCGGTACTGCTTTCTATGACACCCAGATCATGGACAAGCGCAACGATTACTACGACGCCAATACTCCGGCCCAGCCTAGCCAGAGCTACCCGCGCGACAACACCTTCACCCGCGAAACCCGCCACAAGGCCGGCCGTGATGCGCAGATTCTCGACGCCTATGTCTATGGCAACTGGGATATCGCCGACATGCCGGTTTCCGGCCGCTTCGGTAAGCAGGTGTTCAACTGGGGCGAGGGTCTGTTCTATCGCGGTGGTGTGAACACCACCAATCCTGTCGATGCTGCCAAGTTCCGCCTGCCGGGCTCGGAAGTGAAGGAAGTGCTGGTGCCGGTCGAAGCGCTGAGCTTCAACATCGGCCTGACTGACAACCTTTCGATGGAAACCTTCTATCAGTTCAACTGGAAAGAAACCGCAGTCGATCCAGTTGGTACTTATTTCTCCGAGACAGACCTTTTTGCCGACGGCGGGAATACGGCTTACAACGACTTCTCGCGAACCGCGCTCGGCGCCAGAAACCCACTTCTGCTCAATAATACCGTTCTGGGTGTTTACAATAATCCTACTCTAATCGGCCAGAGTCAGGCTGTTTTCGGCGCGTTGGGTCTGTATCAAGGGCCGGGTGGGAAGACGTTCGTTTATTCGGGTGATCAGATCGCACAAGTGGCCAAGATCGGCGGTGACCTGAATGCAAAGAATGACGGCCAATATGGTGTTGCGTTTCGCTATATAGCAGAAGAGCTCAACTCTACCGAGTTCGGTTTCTACTTCGTCAACTACCATGGCAAAGAACCTAGCATCTATGCGGACTTGAACGGTTATCAAGGTGTCAATGTCGGTGCTCTCGCGGGGGCGCTGGGTAATGCGTCGCTTGCTGGTGGCCTAGCTACTGCGGATCTGCTGGCTAACGTGCAGGCTCGCAGGGAGTACGCGGAAGATATCCGTATGTATGGCCTCAGCTTCAATACAACGGTTGGCCAGACGTCGGTCTTCGGCGAGCTTTCCTACCGTCCTAACCTGCCTATCGGTATCGCAGCGACCAACGATTTGCTGGGTGACCTGGTAGGGCAAGGTGCACAGCTTGCCGATAACTCTGGCGCGCTGCCAAACGCTGGAACAGCGGTCATCGCCGGGCGGCAGGTCGCTCGTGATGGTTCCATCAGCAACTACACCCGCGTAGAGGCCTTCAATACATCCTTTGGGGCCATTCATAATTTTGGTCCGACGCTGAGCTTTGATTCCCTGTTCGGTATCGCAGAACTCGCTTCCGAGCATGTGCGCGGCGATAGCCTGAAGTACACGGATTACCAGGGTAATGTCCGTTATTATGCTGGGCGTCCAAACAACTCCTACATTTCGAACTATGGGCGCGACGACCAAATCAACAAGAATGCCTATGGCTACACCTTGGTGCTCTCCGGTACCTGGAACGACGTCTACGCCGGCGTGAACCTGTCGCCGTTCGCCGTGTTCAAGCATGACTTCGAAGGCAACTCTCACCAGACCGGCAACTTCGTAGAGGGCCGCAAGGCATACACCGTTGGTATGCGCGCCAGCTACCTGAACAGCCTGGAAGCCGAGATTCAGTACACCGAGTTCTACGGCGCAGGCCAGAACAACGGTGCACGTGATCGCGACAACATCGGCCTCAACGTCAAGTATTCCTTCTAA